The Prevotella herbatica genome contains the following window.
TTGAGTTCGCTGAGCCGTTTAACACCTTTTTTAACTCCAGCTACGGCTGAGGTTACAGCAATACTACTCACGATTATAATGATGAAACTTTGAAATGGGAAGCTTGACTTGCTAAGAATGCCAAGATGTACAAGACCTGCATTTAGCTGTACTACGCCGAATCCTAACGAGGTAGCAATGCCGAAGAAAGTGCTGATAAGGGCAAAAACATCTACGATATCTCCAATAGGGCCATTGATGCGTTCTTTAAGAAGAGGGTATAGTCCACTGCGGATAGACAGTGGTAATTTGTAGCGGAACGAGAAATAAGCAAGTATAAGTCCCATGATAGCAAAGATGGCCCAAGCATGGAATCCCCAATGAAAGAAAGTTGCCAGCTGTGCTTCTTTTGCAGGATTTACCATATCAGGGAGTGCAGGATTGACATAATGAGACATTGGCTCTGATACTCCGAAATACATGAGCCCAATTCCCATTCCTGCAGCAAACAGCATTGCTATCCATGAGAAAAAACTATATTGTGGAGAGGAATTTTCTGCACCAAGCCGAATATTTCCTATCTTACTAAATGCTAGAATTAATAGGAATATCAGAAAAAAGGATACAAGAAGAATGTAAACCCAACTCAAATTTTTGTAAATGGCATTCTGTATAGTTGTCAGAGCTTCGCTCATCAGATTGGGAAAGATAGCACACAGAAGTGAAAGAATTATGAGAGATATGAATCCTGGGTATGCAACCCGTGGAACCATAGTTGTTTTTTTAGGAAATATATTTTTCATAACACATTTGTTTTTTTTGAATGATGAGAAGTGGAACGTAACAAAAAATAGCCGATTGTTCCACCGATAATAGATGCTGAGAAAATGCCAACCTTTGCTTGAATGATGTTAGTGGGATCAGTAAAAGCCAATGCCGTGACAAACATTGACATGGTGAAGCCGATTGATGCTAGAAATCCTATTCCTACGAGCTGTCTCCATGTCATTGTTTTGGATATGTTCCCCAATTTGAGTTTGGTTAGCACCCATGTTGAAAGTAATATGCCAATAGGCTTGCCCAATAGGAGACCCAACAACACACCGATAACTACATTCGACGCGAAGAGGGTTGAAAAGTCCATGTCAATAAAGTTTATACCGGCATTAGACAAGGCGAAAACGGGCATAATGCAGAATGCGACAAATGGATGTAGCCCATGTTCAAGACGCTGCAGTGGAGGCACAGCTCCTTTTGAGGTCTCTTTTACTTTTGAGATAATCTCAACCTGCTCTTTCTCTAAAGTGATAACATCGTTGGATTGCGTTTCCTCAAAGTGATGAAGTTGCTTTTTCAACCGTGAGATAAAAGCCGCTTCTGGTATTTTAGAATCTGCTGGAATCATGAATGCTGATAACACCGCTGATATTGTGGCGTGTACACCTGACATTAGAAATGCCGTCCATACGCCACCAATACCAAGAATAGCGTAGAACCATACATTTTTAACCCCCATTTTGTTGGCTATAAACATGACCAACAGAAAAGCAACTCCCACAGCAATACTTACTAAAGAAATGTTTGAAGTGTAAAATAGGGCTATAACAAGAACAGATCCTAAGTCATCTACAATTGCAAGTGTAGTGAGGAAAACCTTAGCAGCCAGAGGAACACGATCGCCAAGAAGATAGATTACTGCTAAGGCAAAAGCAATATCTGTCGCCATAGGAATTCCCCATCCATTTGCAGCAGATGTTCCATGATTGAATAACAAAAATATTAAAGCGGGGACTATCATTCCCATAAGAGCTGCACCCGAAGGCAGAATGACTTGACGGATATGCTGAAGTTCTCCACCGATAAACTCCCGTTTCAATTCAAGTCCAACAACAAAAAAGAACATAGACATCAGACCATCGTTAATCCAATGCTCAAAACTAAAATTAAGATATGATTTGCCATCTACAATAAAACCGAGATGATGATGAAAAAACTCCTGGTATTCGTAACGTAGGGGAGAATTGCCCAAAATTAGAGCTACAATTACAGCTAAAGCAAGTATGATGCCTCCTGATTTCTCGTTCTGCATGAACTGTTGAACTGGCATTACGATCTGATGGTTGATTTTGCGTTGATACTTATTATCCATATATAATTGATATAAAAGAATTATGTGTTTTCTGAGCTTAAAAATCTTAACCAGATGGTTTTCTGGTACGAACTCATGTCGTTATTGAGATAACATTTAATCACAAAGATAAGAAATAATATTGAGAAATTAGAATGATACTTATATATTTATGGTTAATTATGGCTTGATAAATCAATAGAATATCAGATGAAAATGTACTTAGTATTGGGGGATTTCTCGATTTCAATAACGATGAAATAAGTCTATGCGTTTTAACTATTTTTTTGTTTTATATATGAAATACCATGAATAGGGTATTGCTTATATTATCTAATATGATTAATTTTGACACGAAATATTAGGTAATAGAAGAAGATGATAGATAAAAAGAAATCGTTTATAGGAAAGCAGAAGCAGATGATGCTTTGGATAGGTGCACTCGTTGTCGGAACATTGTTAGGATTATTGCAACAAGGTTGGCTTAATGATATTATGACGTTTGTAGCAACTGTTTACACAAGATTGTTTCAGTTAGTTGCAGTTCCTGCTATTGTACTTGCTGTTATAACAACCCTTGCTATGTTTGGTATGCAGAAGGATACAGGTCGCATTTTCAAGCATGCAGTATTTTACACTTTACTCACTACTATATTTGCAGCGGCAGTTGGATTAATACTCTATTTGATAATTCGTCCAGGCAATCTTCCAGCCGGACTTGTGAATAGTGGAACAAGCGTGATACCTCAGAATCTAGGGAATCAGACTTATTATGACCACATTCTTCAGGTCATACCTAATAACGTTGTAAAACCATTTCTAGAAGGTAATGTGCTATCACTGCTTTTGTTGGCTTTTGCTATTGGTATTGGCTTGGCAAAGTTGCCAGAATCAGAGAATAAAGCGACCTTAGTAAAGGGTATTGAAGGATTACAGAGCCTGCTCTTTCTTCTCATCAAAGGGCTTATTTGGACACTTCCTTTAGGTATTATAGCCTTTTCGGCTCAACTTTCAGCTCAGGTTTATGCGGGCGTTGCAGCAGAGTCACTTGGAAAATACGTTATGGTGATATTGGGTGGAAATGTCATTCAATTCTTTATCATTCTTCCTCTTTTCCTTCTTGCCCGTGGTATCAATCCACTGAAACATCTTGGAAAGATGATGCCTGCCGTATTGATGGCACTCTTTACAAAAAGTTCGGCTGCAACATTGCCAGTGACGATGGAGACAGCCGAGAGTCGTGCTCATATATCGAAGAAGGTATCTCGTTTTGTGTTACCAATCTGTACGACTATTAATATGAATGGTTGTGCGGCCTTTATCCTTGTTACTTCACTCTTTGTAATGCAGAATGGAGGTATTAGTTTGTCAATCGGTCACATGATACTATGGCTATTCATAGCTGTTATTGCAGCTGTGGGTAATGCTGGGGTTCCGATGGGTTGCTATTTTCTTACCCTCTCGTTGATGACAGGGCAGGGAGCCCCTATAGGCATAATGGGTATTATTCTACCTATTTACACAATTATTGATATGATAGAAACAGCCGAGAACGTGTGGAGTGATAGTTGTGTAGCCGCAATGACGGATAAAGACGTAAATTTGGTTATTCCAAATGAGATTGGAACTGAGGTTCTAGTCAAATGATGCAGAATTTGTTGCGTAATCAAGATTAAATGAATTATGTTACACGAAATAGTTCGCAAATGGTCTCATGACAGAGATCCTTGCGAATTGTTTCGTGTTATTATTTATATAGATGTTTACTTATCTCCGAAGATGTTGAGTTCTTCAATCTTTTGCTGATTCTTTGACTTCATTAACTCTTCGTATTTCTGCTCAAACAAATTTCTGAGACAAGGATTAGTAATCACTTTGCGATGAACAGTCATAAAATCGTTGAATACTTGCGATTTCTTTTTATCGTTAGGATTTGTACGATATATTGAAATTGCATGACTAAGTTCTCCAGAATCAAACATCCATAACTGTAAGAACAGTGATGGTTCTTGTGTGTGGAAAATCTGCTTGTCGGCTTCCATTACAGAATCAGCCATATCATTCCAGGATAGACTCAGTTCCCCTTTATTATTAGCATGAAGTCCAGTCATGATATTGTCATATCCATCGCTGAATAATACCCGACCTCTAAACCCACCCATGATAAGATATGCGGGGTCGTCTGCTCTAAGTTTTCGTAGTAAAGTATAATCACTAAACTTCTTATTAACAAAGTTTCCCTTGATAAAAGTGTTTTCCGTCACACTGTCGTCGAGATAAATTATATCAATCAGTTTATTAAGATCAATGAAATATCTCTGCAATACATGAATTTCCTTCTTTGTGAGATTGAATCGTGCTGCAAGATATCCTAAAGCTTTATCGCCAGTTTTCGCAGACTCGAAAAATGAAAGACGCGTTGCTGTAAGCATGTAAGACAGATTAGCCATTGGCGAAGTTTTGGAAAAAGATGCTCTTCCGTTTTTATCGAAATTTACCTCTGTGGTCTTGCCTTGTTCCAAGTAATAATTGGCATCGTTTATGCAGCTTGGCACGTAATTTGAGAAATGAGGATAACTCACAGGAAGATGGTAGATGTATGTCTCAACATTATTGCTATCACTTCTGAGTGAGTCCATGGACATATTATAGATTATCCCAGGCCCTATGTTGTCGATTCCAATGTCAGTCCATGTGACGTCGTGAAAGTTCTTATACTTATTCTCCTTTGACTCTTTCACAATAAGAGTTGCTATTCCTGGCTTAAAAAAATCGTC
Protein-coding sequences here:
- a CDS encoding dicarboxylate/amino acid:cation symporter; amino-acid sequence: MIDKKKSFIGKQKQMMLWIGALVVGTLLGLLQQGWLNDIMTFVATVYTRLFQLVAVPAIVLAVITTLAMFGMQKDTGRIFKHAVFYTLLTTIFAAAVGLILYLIIRPGNLPAGLVNSGTSVIPQNLGNQTYYDHILQVIPNNVVKPFLEGNVLSLLLLAFAIGIGLAKLPESENKATLVKGIEGLQSLLFLLIKGLIWTLPLGIIAFSAQLSAQVYAGVAAESLGKYVMVILGGNVIQFFIILPLFLLARGINPLKHLGKMMPAVLMALFTKSSAATLPVTMETAESRAHISKKVSRFVLPICTTINMNGCAAFILVTSLFVMQNGGISLSIGHMILWLFIAVIAAVGNAGVPMGCYFLTLSLMTGQGAPIGIMGIILPIYTIIDMIETAENVWSDSCVAAMTDKDVNLVIPNEIGTEVLVK
- the nhaA gene encoding Na+/H+ antiporter NhaA gives rise to the protein MDNKYQRKINHQIVMPVQQFMQNEKSGGIILALAVIVALILGNSPLRYEYQEFFHHHLGFIVDGKSYLNFSFEHWINDGLMSMFFFVVGLELKREFIGGELQHIRQVILPSGAALMGMIVPALIFLLFNHGTSAANGWGIPMATDIAFALAVIYLLGDRVPLAAKVFLTTLAIVDDLGSVLVIALFYTSNISLVSIAVGVAFLLVMFIANKMGVKNVWFYAILGIGGVWTAFLMSGVHATISAVLSAFMIPADSKIPEAAFISRLKKQLHHFEETQSNDVITLEKEQVEIISKVKETSKGAVPPLQRLEHGLHPFVAFCIMPVFALSNAGINFIDMDFSTLFASNVVIGVLLGLLLGKPIGILLSTWVLTKLKLGNISKTMTWRQLVGIGFLASIGFTMSMFVTALAFTDPTNIIQAKVGIFSASIIGGTIGYFLLRSTSHHSKKTNVL